From Anopheles arabiensis isolate DONGOLA chromosome 3, AaraD3, whole genome shotgun sequence, a single genomic window includes:
- the LOC120904541 gene encoding uncharacterized protein LOC120904541 — protein MAVGGRVTGRLGYGNGYSDGRSYAGINEEIMYVSIGMGIIIAILICIALCYIARENCKNKREYYITA, from the exons ATGGCGGTTGGAG GGCGTGTTACAGGTCGTCTTGGTTACGGGAACGGGTACTCCGATG ggcGTTCTTACGCAGGAATCAACGAAGAAATTATGTACGTGAGCATAGGAATGGGAATCATCATTGCCATTCTGATTTGCATCGCGCTGTGCTACATTGCTCGGGAGAATTGTAAAAATAAGCGCGAATATTACATTACGGCCTAA
- the LOC120904539 gene encoding probable arginine--tRNA ligase, cytoplasmic yields the protein MAQVYRKLVSEKLARICGTNVQIPMTALQFTYQRATRTPELSMLAQYLGQGFDQKSFNRSAECIVKDDEHLATVTTEERSGKKWVKLSLDKMKLIQTVLERKPLQEEYNTATSQTMIVEFSSPNIAKPFHAGHLRSTILGNFLSNLNEFLGNRVLRLNYLGDWGTQFGYLALGVQLKGLSPKDIHQDPIKCLYDAYVHAYEAARNSPNMHEHAMNIFARMENGTADDLDQWQEYRAYTVKELEDLYRRLGVCFTSYEWESQYGVNKIAHVLETLKQHGLLIDQPDGRKVVQLQQRKIPIVKSDGSGMYLLRDIAALMDRYNRFEFHKCIYVVENGQNDHFASLSEIAHLLCLPYAAGVEHVKFGRIHGMSTRRGKVVFLKDILHEAQQLVQEKQRESPYTKTNAADDPSVCDILGTSAVIINDLKQRRMKDYNFDWSKILRMEGDSGIKLQYTHCRLASLLHAQSSAEDIMSIQCDGSSLVEPEALDLVCQLANFKPVCNQAQEAAEACILVAYLFRLCKSINLAIKTLPVKQESEAKKRQQRILLFSRAKLVLHTGMTLLGLRPLEEM from the exons TTGGCTCGTATTTGCGGGACAAATGTTCAAATACCTATGACGGCGCTACAGTTTACATACCAGCGAGCAACGCGTACGCCAGAATTGAGTATGTTAGCGCAGTATTTGGGACAAGGGTTTGATCAAAAGTCCTTCAACAGGAGTGCTGAGTGTATCGTGAAGGATGATGAACACCTTGCAACGGTCACGACAGAAGAGCGATCCGGCAAGAAGTGGGTAAAACTATCACTTGACAAAATGAAGCTAATACAAACGGTGCTGGAGAGGAAGCCATTGCAAGAGGAATACAATACAGCCACCAGTCAAACTATGATAGTCGAATTCAGCTCACCCAACATTGCAAAGCCGTTTCACGCAGGCCACCTACGATCCACCATTCTGGGAAACTTTTTATCCAACTTGAATGAATTTCTCGGTAATCGAGTGTTACGGCTTAACTACCTAGGCGATTGGGGCACCCAATTTGGATATTTAGCACTGGGAGTTCAACTGAAAGGTCTTTCGCCAAAGGATATCCACCAGGATCCAATAAAATGTCTGTATGACGCGTACGTGCATGCATACGAGGCAGCTCGAAATAGTCCCAACATGCATGAGCATGCGATGAACATTTTCGCGCGCATGGAAAACGGTACCGCAGATGACTTGGATCAGTGGCAGGAATATCGTGCCTATACGGTGAAAGAGCTGGAAGACCTGTATCGCCGGCTTGGAGTTTGCTTCACTAGCTACGAATGGGAATCACAATACGGTGTGAACAAAATAGCGCACGTGCTGGAAACCCTTAAACAGCACGGCCTGCTGATAGATCAACCGGATGGGCGAAAAGTTGTACAGCTTCAACAGCGCAAGATCCCGATCGTGAAAAGCGATGGATCGGGAATGTACCTGCTGCGGGACATTGCCGCATTGATGGATCGTTACAATCGGTTCGAGTTTCATAAATGCATCTACGTGGTCGAAAATGGACAGAACGATCACTTTGCATCACTGAGTGAGATCGCCCATTTGCTCTGTCTACCGTATGCGGCAGGTGTTGAGCAtgtaaaatttggtcgaataCATGGAATGAGTACCAGGAGGGGTAAGGTGGTATTTCTAAAAGATATTCTCCACGAGGCACAGCAACTGGTACAGGAAAAACAACGTGAATCGCCCTACACCAAAACAAATGCTGCCGACGATCCCTCGGTCTGTGATATTCTGGGAACAAGTGCAGTCATTATAAATGATTTGAAACAGCGACGCATGAAAGACTACAATTTTGATTGGTCAAAAATTCTCCGAATGGAAGGAGATTCCGGGATAAAGCTTCAGTACACGCACTGCCGTCTGGCTAGCCTGTTACACGCACAATCATCTGCAGAAGATATAATGAGCATTCAGTGCGACGGGAGTAGTTTAGTGGAACCGGAAGCTTTGGATTTGGTGTGCCAGTTGGCCAATTTCAAGCCAGTTTGCAACCAAGCTCAAGAGGCCGCTGAAGCATGCATACTGGTCGCCTATCTCTTTCGGCTATG TAAATCGATAAATCTAGCCATCAAAACTTTGCCGGTAAAACAAGAATCGGAAGCTAAGAAACGGCAGCAAAGAATATTGTTATTTAGCAGAGCAAAGTTGGTTCTGCACACTGGAATGACACTTTTAGGATTAAGGCCACTAGAAGAAATGTGA